From a single Osmerus mordax isolate fOsmMor3 chromosome 14, fOsmMor3.pri, whole genome shotgun sequence genomic region:
- the LOC136956476 gene encoding rhodopsin-like codes for MGTLGWIEAFIRLLMFFFGTVGNSCLWLCSLPGPQTPLRTNELLFLNLAACNLLNNCLVDLPDTMSDFAGDWFMGKAYCSIFLFFADLSETSSIFSTLFISVFWNQKLVGSLKRGGAPVRLDNLRLVTSLLAGSWIVSVAFSVPRWFFSRLEGENTSRKCVEYYPSETAMLMYDSVFMALVNAVPIAGTVFAGLQIVVTLLQHRTRVQGLSTNNDQRSSGTSKNQEGPVSDLVRTQEAERNPGSSSQVRAAKSVLAVVTVFLVCWLTHLLVRITSSIHDSTLILDIASYTAASYPSIIPYIFLYGAKKLSSPKQLLQKLIKTVRLLVHCSGVA; via the exons ATGGGAACGCTCGGCTGGATTGAAGCTTTCATTCGACTTCTCATGTTCTTTTTCGGAACCGTTGGGAACAGCTGTCTGTGGTTGTGTTCCCTGCCCGGGCCCCAAACCCCCCTCCGCACCAACGAGCTCCTCTTTTTAAACCTGGCTGCCTGCAACCTCCTGAACAACTGCCTGGTGGACCTCCCTGACACCATGTCAGACTTCGCAGGTGATTGGTTCATGGGCAAAGCTTACtgctccatcttcctcttcttTGCCGACTTGTCCGAGACCAGTAGCATATTCTCCACCTTGTTCATCAGTGTGTTCTGGAACCAGAAGCTGGTGGGGTCTCTAAAACGCGGCGGGGCGCCCGTGCGTCTAGATAACCTGCGGTtggtgacctctctgttggCCGGAAGCTGGATAGTTTCTGTTGCCTTCAGTGTCCCACGTTGGTTTTTTTCGAGGTTGGAGGGGGAGAACACGAGCCGCAAGTGTGTAGAGTACTACCCCTCAGAGACAGCCATGCTGATGTACGACTCTGTGTTCATGGCGCTGGTTAACGCAGTCCCCATAGCTGGCACAGTGTTCGCGGGCCTCCAGATAGTTGTCACTCTTCTCCAGCACAGGACTCGTGTCCAGGGCCT AAGCACAAACAATGATCAGAGAAGCAGCGGTACTTCTAAAAACCAGGAGGGTCCAGTCAGTGACCTTGTCCGGACACAAGAAGCGGAACGTAACCCAGGCTCCAGCTCTCAGGTGAGGGCAGCCAAGAGCGTGTTGGCCGTGGTCACGGTGTTCCTGGTGTGCTGGCTAACTCATCTCCTAGTCCGCATCACCAGCAGCATCCATGACTCCACTCTGATTTTGGATATTGCCAGCTATACTGCAGCCTCCTACCCCAGCATCATCCCCTACATCTTTCTGTACGGAGCAAAAAAACTGAGTTCTCCGAAACAACTCCTGCAGAAGCTAATTAAGACAGTTAGGCTTCTGGTGCACTGCAGTGGTGTTGCCTGA
- the LOC136956477 gene encoding rhodopsin-like, which translates to MESEEWIEAFVRVFMCLFGIIGNCWLGFRSLPGPQNPLRTNELLFLNLAASNLLTNCLVDLPDTMSDFAGEWFMGKAYCSIFLFFADLSETSSIFSTLFISVFWNQKLVGSLKRGGAPVRLDNLRLVTSLLAGSWIVSVAFSVPHFVFADLEGDNASQECVEYYPSETAMVTYETLYLTLANAVPIAGTVFASLQIVVTLLQHRTRVQGLSTNNDQRSSGTSKNQEGPVSDLVRTHVAERNPGSSSQVRAAKSVVAVVTVFLVCWLTHLILRITSSVNSSSLVMEIASYIAASYTSIIPYIFLYGVKKLTCSCRR; encoded by the exons ATGGAATCGGAAGAGTGGATTGAAGCTTTCGTTCGAGTTTTCATGTGCCTTTTCGGTATCATAGGAAACTGCTGGCTGGGTTTTCGTTCTCTGCCCGGGCCCCAAAACCCCCTGCGCACCAACGAGCTCCTCTTTTTAAACCTGGCCGCCTCCAACCTCTTGACCAACTGCCTGGTGGACCTCCCTGACACCATGTCAGACTTCGCAGGTGAATGGTTCATGGGCAAAGCTTACtgctccatcttcctcttcttTGCCGACTTGTCTGAGACCAGTAGCATATTCTCCACCTTGTTCATCAGTGTGTTCTGGAACCAGAAGCTGGTGGGGTCTCTAAAACGCGGCGGGGCGCCCGTGCGTCTAGATAACCTGCGGTtggtgacctctctgttggCCGGAAGCTGGATAGTTTCTGTTGCCTTCAGTGTCCCACATTTCGTTTTTGCGGATTTGGAGGGGGACAATGCGAGCCAAGAGTGTGTAGAGTACTACCCCTCAGAAACAGCCATGGTGACTTACGAGACACTGTACTTAACATTGGCTAACGCAGTCCCCATAGCTGGTACAGTGTTCGCGAGCCTCCAGATAGTTGTCACTCTTCTCCAGCACAGGACTCGTGTCCAGGGCCT AAGCACAAACAATGATCAGAGAAGCAGCGGTACTTCTAAAAACCAGGAGGGTCCAGTCAGTGACCTTGTCCGGACGCACGTAGCGGAACGTAACCCGGGCTCCAGCTCTCAGGTGAGGGCAGCCAAGAGCGTGGTGGCTGTGGTCACTGTGTTCCTGGTGTGCTGGCTAACTCATCTCATACTACGCATCACCAGCAGCGTCAACAGCTCCAGTCTGGTAATGGAGATCGCCAGCTATATTGCAGCCTCCTACACCAGCATCATCCCCTACATCTTTCTGTACGGAGTGAAAAAACTGACTTGCTCCTGCAGACGCTAA
- the LOC136956474 gene encoding palmitoyltransferase ZDHHC8B-like, producing the protein MPTSGGHRFKPSAFIPVSTAACLLVGSTCLFFVFTTHASVRTHASVRTHASVRTHPSVRTHASVRTHGSVRTHASVRTTAQSGPTPQSGPTPQSGPTPQSGTHGSVRTHASVRTHASVRTHASVRTHPSFRIHGSVRTHGSVRTHGSVRTHASVRTHGSVRTHPSVRTNPLSQDPRLSQDPRLSQDPRLSQDPTPQSGPTPQSGPTPQSGPTAQSGPTPQSGPTPQSGRTPQSGPTAQSGPTAQSGPTPQSGPTPQSGPTPQSGPTPQSGPTPQSGPTPQSGPTPQSGPTPQSGPTDESPALGGVCDHCVEVRGGCDHCVEVRGGCDHCVEDFDHHCPWVNNCIGRRNYRYFFLFLLSLTLHMVGVFTFGLLYVLHHQDDLWKLHCTVTLVAMSVCGVFFLPVLGLTGFHLYLVSRGRTTNEQVTGKFQGGVNPFTRGCCGNLEYLICSPMSPRYAARAVRRTSVRVQPPFLRPETSRHALVKARDNGVNSHNVHNKRSAVSPDEPDAKHVTPTPPPPLPPKPDPNLLKSHLAALEESGVHSKAVIPLSTPTVQQLMPVMENSSRGPSPSLGDQIAKAAAAEAGVRVQEAPPHPGPPGPPGQHHRASSPFQSRPPPPHHPAATTSPLQLNSLTLNSRSLTLKHAHRHGNKPQQPGVRTDVLISAPPAAGAFPPPGTLAARSSSLSYDSLVAPGEAHFLGQRGVPLGGYHSHYMTLVSDASVLQHPPSHAYGAVYMGVSRQSPQPRDHSPSLKGLTSRDPSPSLKAFSSRDPSPSLKALSSRDPSPSLKALSSRDPSPSLKALSSRDPSPSFHGLTSRDLPPPDTPIVRYDNLSKSIMASIQGRRELEERESSLRLQARSHALHGPDTGVYDVPSRRSLPADGVRPPGSRGLTPPAYGSREFLMSTGILGYGVGRASPLASSSTSSLPRGPRVACSALQSSSTSSLHGKNRYGSQAYFPDPLSPPSASTLPRIPSFTASSSSHAYTLTSSSKRPSLPHSQETKGPGPPLGLLK; encoded by the exons ATGCCCACCAGCGGCGGTCACAGATTTAAACCGAGCGCATTTATTCCGGTGTCCACCGCTGCCTGTCTCCTTGTCGGCTCCACCTGTCTATTCTTCGTTTTTAC GACCCACGCCTCAGTCAGGACCCACGCCTCAGTCAGGACCCACGCCTCAGTCAGGACCCACCCCTCAGTCAGGACCCACGCCTCAGTCAGGACCCACGGCTCAGTCAGGACCCATGCCTCAGTCAGGACCACGGCTCAGTCAGGACCCACCCCTCAGTCAGGACCCACACCTCAGTCAGGACCCACGCCTCAGTCAGGGACCCACGGCTCAGTCAGGACCCACGCCTCAGTCAGGACCCACGCCTCAGTCAGGACCCACGCCTCAGTCAGGACCCACCCCTCATTCAGGATCCACGGCTCAGTCAGGACCCACGGCTCAGTCAGGACCCACGGCTCAGTCAGGACCCACGCCTCAGTCAGGACCCACGGCTCAGTCAGGACCCACCCCTCAGTCAGGACCAACCCCCTCAGTCAGGACCCACGGCTCAGTCAGGACCCACGCCTCAGTCAGGACCCACGGCTCAGTCAGGACCCCACGCCTCAGTCAGGACCCACCCCTCAGTCAGGACCCACGCCTCAGTCAGGACCCACGGCTCAGTCAGGACCCACGCCTCAGTCAGGACCCACGCCTCAGTCAGGACGCACCCCTCAGTCAGGACCCACGGCTCAGTCAGGACCCACGGCTCAGTCAGGACCCACCCCTCAGTCAGGACCCACCCCTCAGTCAGGACCCACGCCTCAGTCAGGACCCACCCCTCAGTCAGGACCCACGCCTCAGTCAGGACCCACGCCTCAGTCAGGACCCACGCCTCAGTCAGGACCCACGCCTCAGTCAGGACCGACAGATGAATCCCCTGCTCTA GGGGGGGTGTGTGACCactgtgtggaggtgaggggggggtgtgaccactgtgtggaggtgaggggggggtgtgaccactgtgtggag GACTTCGACCACCACTGTCCCTGGGTGAACAACTGCATCGGGAGGCGGAACTACCGCTActtcttcctgttcctgctgtcGCTCACGCTGCACATGGTGGGCGTGTTCACCTTCGGCCTCCTGTACGTCCTCCATCACCAGGACGACCTGTGGAAGCTGCACTGCACCGTCAC TCTGGtggccatgagtgtgtgtggcgtgttctTCCTCCCTGTTCTGGGTCTCACAGGGTTCCACCTCTACCTGGTCTCTAGGGGGCGCACCACCAACGAGCAG GTTACCGGCAAGTTCCAAGGAGGCGTCAATCCTTTCACACGGGGTTGCTGCGGCAACCTGGAGTACCTTATATGCAGCCCCATGTCTCCCAG GTACGCTGCCAGAGCGGTCAGGAGGACGTCGGTCCGGGTCCAGCCTCCCTTCCTGCGGCCCGAGACCAGCAGGCACGCCCTGGTGAAGGCCAGGGACAACGGGGTGAACAGTCACAACGTCCACAACAAG CGTTCGGCCGTTTCCCCGGACGAGCCCGATGCCAAGCACGTGACCCCCACGCCgccgccccccctgccccccaaacCCGACCCCAACCTGCTGAAGAGCCACCTGGCCGCGCTGGAGG agagtgGGGTCCACTCCAAAGCGGTGATCCCTCTGTCCACCCCGACCGTCCAGCAGCTGATGCCTGTCATGGAGAACTCCTCCAGGGGCCCGTCGCCCTCTCTGGGGGACCAG ATCGCCAAGGCGGCAGCGGCCGAGGCCGGCGTGAGAGTCCAGGAGgcgcccccccaccccggcccccccggcccccccggccAGCATCACAGGGCCTCCTCGCCCTTCCAGTCGCGcccgccacccccccaccaccccgccgCCACCACCAGCCCCCTGCAGCTCAACTCCCTCACCCTCAACTCACGCTCCCTCACCCTCAAGCACGCCCATCGCCACGGCAACAAGCCCCAGCAGCCGGGCGTGCGTACGGACGTCCTGATCTCCGCCCCCCCCGCGGCAGGCGcgttccccccccccggcaCGCTGGCCGCCCGTTCCAGCAGCCTCTCCTACGACAGCCTCGTAGCCCCGGGAGAGGCCCATTTCCTGGGCCAGAGGGGGGTCCCGCTTGGGGGCTACCACTCCCACTACATGACCCTGGTGTCGGACGCGTccgtgctgcagcaccccccctcccacgccTACGGAGCGGTCTACATGGGAGTCAGCAGACAGTCTCCACAGCCCAGGGATCACTCACCCTCGCTTAAGGGCCTAACATCCAgagacccctctccctccctcaaagCTTTCTCCTCCAgagacccctctccctccctcaaagccctctcctccagagacccctctccctccctcaaagccctctcctccagagacccctctccctccctcaaagccctctcctccagggacccctctccctcctttcacgGGCTCACCTCTCGCGATCTCCCCCCTCCGGACACTCCCATCGTGCGCTACGACAACCTGTCCAAGAGCATCATGGCGTCCATCCAGGGGCGTcgtgagctggaggagagggagagctccCTGCGACTGCAGGCCCGCTCCCACGCCCTCCACGGCCCCGACACGGGCGTCTACGACGTCCCCAGCCGACGCAGCCTGCCGGCGGACGGCGTGCGCCCTCCGGGGTCGCGAGGCCTCACCCCTCCGGCGTACGGGTCTCGGGAGTTCCTGATGAGCACGGGTATCCTGGGTTACGGGGTGGGGAGGGCGTCGCCTCTCGCCAGCTCGTCGACCTCCTCCCTGCCGCGCGGCCCCAGGGTGGCCTGCTCCGCCCTGCAGAGCAGTAGCACCTCCAGCCTGCACGGCAAGAACCGCTACGGCTCGCAAGCCTACTTCCCCGACCCCCTGTCCCCGCCCtccgcctccaccctgcctcgcaTCCCCTCCTtcaccgcctcctcctcctcccacgcctacaccctcacctcctcctccaagcgcccctctctccctcactcccaggAGACCAAGGGCCCTGGGCCTCCTCTGGGACTGTTGAAGTAG